A genome region from Cyprinus carpio isolate SPL01 chromosome B23, ASM1834038v1, whole genome shotgun sequence includes the following:
- the LOC109076873 gene encoding band 4.1-like protein 1 isoform X7, translating into MLGVCASGLLIYRDRLRINRFAWPKILKISYKRSNFYIKIRPGEVEKKYEQFESTIGFKLPNHRASKRLWKVCIEHHTFFRLVSPEPPPKGFLVIGSKFRYSGRTQAQTRQASALIDRPAPQFERSISRRYLLSRSIDGESALGDTMDRLSQHTSSEPVPSLPRDELDQDYLEPSLDQDLDQDHEQAEYQRLESDSTLSKTVELKREEAGSPVDSKTESDQDLAPRPKQEQFLDKPEDVLQKHQASINELKRALREPNSKLVHREKRLSGASSGSTPEKKSASEDSLLIEKQDGCQRDLPLSKNDEKSRSPRVASLATGFNRETEDKMRGKTINTHSAIREKQSVAKRTSTETILSPEKPLRNRAKSPALRYNHFQGSGSLEEKAYDNGHPQDRYLSENVIHTNGCDEYATERLGGNKKYMGVTNREDSDLARYVERSFGEASPNAAMDKYMRDRYNENWWERQSFETESENTRATLQKQTSKPDSKGKSSTIQRHDSTASDTSQTEVKRIVPLKPERSRAKLQGQPSEKSISGSFDESEGTKSKKEQVGFENALDSLSQPRNSAALESTGTFAKQDWASNCHNREVREYNCQSLQDRPQLRDLKNNADHRLSIEQDQFLFEDPLFMFDFPTNSAFPAFDQVPPLYPPVKSQRARDTRTKPITKSDSGNSLHKSSTMESSKRKPVREPWERRLGSVSEDDPDPDTLYLKETHLGIERKCSSITVSSTSSLEAEVDFTVLMDFQTGIEEFSRGMTELGERDFSPEFGLSDRPTHPAFILGADPIYLPEERPVEVPRAVEKPKPVVEQKPPEERKPEPFVPKKAPRSVKAAQALRKDSTEQANTQSMRRESSESPPIHPLSRESSEIIASQALRKTEVKIETQPNGSEVTTTIMEIADPDHGISGMREAAYSMTERISPVNLGSLARDGSPLMVTENVTSATTTHVTKTVKGGYSETRIEKRIIITGDDDVDQDQALAMAIKEAKQQHPDMLVTKAVVVRETESSTQDPHEESKS; encoded by the exons ATGTTGGGGGTGTGTGCCAGTGGCTTGCTGATCTATAGAGACCGGTTGCGTATCAACCGATTCGCCTGGCCCAAGATCCTCAAAATATCTTACAAGAGAAGCAACTTCTACATCAAAATCCGACCTGGAGAGGTAGAGAAAAAG TACGAGCAGTTCGAGAGCACCATTGGCTTCAAGCTGCCCAACCACCGTGCCTCTAAGCGCTTGTGGAAGGTCTGCATTGAACATCACACATTTTTCAG gttgGTCTCTCCTGAGCCTCCTCCCAAAGGTTTTCTTGTGATTGGCTCAAAGTTCCGCTACAGTGGGCGGACCCAAGCCCAGACTCGCCAAGCCAGTGCTTTGATTGACAGGCCAGCTCCTCAATTTGAACGATCAATTAGTAGGAGGTACCTGCTGTCCCGCAGCATAGATGGAG AGTCTGCTTTAGGGGACACTATGGACCGACTCTCCCAGCACACCTCCAGCGAGCCTGTGCCTAGTCTTCCCAGAGATGAGCTGGACCAGGACTACCTGGAGCCCAGTCTGGATCAGGACCTGGACCAAGATCACGAACAAGCTGAATACCAGCGACTTGAAAGTGACTCCACTCTATCGAAGACTGTGGAGCTCAAG AGGGAGGAGGCAGGCTCTCCTGTAGACTCTAAGACGGAG TCGGACCAGGACTTGGCCCCACGTCCTAAACAGGAG CAGTTCCTGGATAAACCAGAGGATGTGTTGCAGAAACATCAAGCCAGCATCAATGAGCTGAAAAGAGCGCTGAGAGAGCCCAACAGCAAACTGGTCCACAGAGAGAAACGTCTCTCTGGAGCCTCGTCTGGTAGCACTCCGGAGAAAAAATCT GCCTCAGAGGATTCCCTATTGATTGAGAAGCAAGATGGTTGTCAAAGAGACCTGCCTCTCAGTAAAAACGATGAAAAGAGCAGGAGTCCTAGAGTAGCTTCATTAGCCACTGGATTCAACAGAGAGACAGAAGACAAAATGAGAGGGAAAACCATCAACACACACAGTGCCATAAGAGAAAAACAAAGTGTAGCAAAAAGGACCTCAACAGAAACCATCCTATCGCCAGAGAAGCCCCTGAGAAATCGTGCTAAAAGCCCTGCTTTAAGGTACAACCATTTCCAGGGTTCCGGTTCTTTAGAGGAGAAAGCATATGATAATGGGCACCCCCAGGACAGATATTTGTCAGAGAATGTCATTCATACAAATGGATGTGATGAATATGCAACAGAGAGACTCGGGGGCAATAAAAAGTACATGGGGGTAACCAATAGAGAAGACAGTGACTTGGCAAGGTATGTAGAGAGAAGCTTCGGAGAGGCTTCTCCCAATGCAGCCATGGACAAATATATGAGAGATCGATATAACGAAAACTGGTGGGAGAGGCAATCCTTTGAAACAGAATCAGAAAACACCAGAGCAACCTTACAGAAGCAAACATCTAAACCAGATTCAAAGGGTAAAAGCTCAACAATTCAGAGACATGATTCTACTGCAAGCGACACATCACAGACTGAGGTGAAACGAATCGTTCCACTGAAGCCAGAGAGGTCAAGAGCCAAGCTGCAAGGACAACCGAGTGAGAAAAGCATTTCAGGATCATTTGATGAAAGTGAAGGAACCAAGTCTAAGAAGGAGCAAGTTGGCTTTGAGAATGCCTTGGACAGCTTGTCACAGCCCAGAAATTCTGCAGCTTTAGAAAGCACTGGAACTTTTGCCAAGCAAGATTGGGCGAGTAATTGTCACAATAGGGAAGTCAGAGAATATAACTGTCAGTCTCTCCAAGACAGGCCCCAATTAAGGGATCTCAAGAACAATGCAGACCACAGACTTAGTATCGAACAAGATCAGTTTCTTTTTGAAGATCCATTGTTTATGTTTGACTTTCCTACCAATTCAGCATTTCCAGCATTTGACCAGGTTCCCCCTTTATACCCACCTGTAAAATCCCAGAGGGCAAGAGATACACGTACCAAACCTATCACCAAAAGTGATTCTGGCAACAGTCTTCACAAGAGCTCCACAATGGAATCTTCCAAGAGGAAACCAGTG AGAGAGCCCTGGGAGAGACGCTTAGGATCGGTGTCAGAAGATGATCCTGACCCAGACACTCTGTACCTGAAGGAGACCCACCTGGGCATTGAACGCAAATGCTCGAGTATCACTGTTAGTTCAACGTCCAGCCTGGAGGCTGAGGTGGACTTCACTGTGCTCATGGACTTCCAAACTGGTATCGAGGAATTTTCTAGAGGCATGACTGAGCTGGGGGAGAGAGACTTCTCACCTGAGTTTGGCCTCTCTGATCGCCCCACCCATCCAGCCTTTATACTGGGAGCAGATCCTATCTACCTTCCAGAGGAGAGACCTGTAGAAGTACCAAGGGCCGTAGAGAAACCAAAGCCTGTTGTAGAACAGAAGCCACCAGAGGAACGTAAACCAGAG CCTTTTGTACCTAAGAAAGCTCCTCGGTCAGTAAAAGCTGCCCAAGCCCTGAGGAAAGACTCTACAGAACAAGCTAATACCCAGTCGATGAGACGGGAGAGCTCTGAGTCACCCCCAATCCATCCTCTcagcagagagagcagtgaaATCATTGCTTCCCAAGCTCTGAGGAAGACCGAGGTCAAGATCGAGACACAGCCCAATGGCTCTGAGGTCACCACGACCATAATGGAGATTGCAGACCCG GACCATGGCATCAGCGGTATGCGAGAGGCCGCATACTCTATGACAGAGAGAATCTCTCCT GTGAACCTTGGATCATTAGCTAGAGATGGTTCACCTTTAATGGTGACTGAGAATGTAACATCAGCCACTACAACTCATGTTACTAAG ACGGTGAAGGGAGGCTACTCGGAGACAAGAATTGAAAAAAGGATTATCATTACtggtgatgatgatgttgatCAAGATCAG GCGCTTGCCATGGCAATAAAAGAAGCCAAGCAACAGCACCCTGACATGTTGGTAACCAAGGCTGTGGTTGTCAGGGAAACAGAATCTTCCACTCAAGATCCACATGAGGAATCGAAG TCCTGA